The following coding sequences lie in one Lolium perenne isolate Kyuss_39 chromosome 2, Kyuss_2.0, whole genome shotgun sequence genomic window:
- the LOC127310216 gene encoding uncharacterized protein, which produces MSVSCGLECVLCVGCVRWAWKRLTYIGAYDSDTWPPAAADDFRPVPRICQIIMAINEDDLANPKFAPPGLGYADIDAAGIVKRTTYADVGADCPPYIVYVDRRHNEVVLAVRGLNLVRNADYQVLMDNKLGKQMFDGGYVHYGLLRAAQFILEKETDALRDLLRKQGAGCRLVFAGHSLGSGIAALMTILVVNNRRAFDDIPRSHVRCYALAPRPPRRRTPCGRR; this is translated from the exons ATGTCGGTGTCGTGCGGGCTGGAGTGCGTGCTCTGCGTCGGCTGCGTGCGCTGGGCCTGGAAGCGCCTCACCTACATCGGCGCCTACGACAGCGACACctggccgcccgccgccgccgacgacttCCGCCCCGTCCCGCGCATCTGCCAGATCATCATGGCCATCAACGAGGACGACCTCGCCAACCCCAAGTTCGCGCCGCCGGGGCTCGGATACGCCGACATAGACGCCGCTGGCATCGTCAAGCGCACCACCTACGCCGACGTCGGCGCAGACTGCCCGCCCTACATCGTCTACGTCGATCGACGCCACAACGAGGTCGTCCTCGCCGTCCGCGGCCTCAACCTCGTCCGCAACGCCGACTACCAG GTCCTCATGGACAACAAGCTCGGGAAGCAGATGTTCGACGGCGGCTACGTGCACTACGGCCTGCTCAGGGCGGCGCAGTTCATCCTCGAGAAGGAGACGGACGCGCTGCGGGACCTACTGCGCAAGCAAGGTGCCGGATGCAGGCTCGTCTTCGCGGGCCACTCGCTCGGCTCCGGCATCGCAGCGCTCATGACCATACTCGTCGTCAACAACCGCAGGGCGTTCGACGATATTCCCAGGAGCCACGTACGCTGCTACGCGCTCGCCCCGAGACCTCCTCGCCgtcgaacaccttgcgggcggcGATGA